From the genome of Methylocystis heyeri:
ATGATGCCCCGAGGGAGCATCGTGTTTATCTATCAGATGAGTGGAGGTCTCTATCGTAGCCCTACAAACACAAAGAGCGGGGACGGCGACTCGCCTCTCCCCACTCTTTGCTACCCGTCCTTAACCGGTCGTGACGTGAGTGGCTCGAGGTCTTAGCGCCCCTGATGCCACTACCGCAGGTTCGTGCAGGAACCTTTGCGGTCGCTTAAAACCGGCGTCCTCCCTGACTTGGACCGTAGCTGGGCGGTAAATCGCTCGACTTTGGCGTTCGAACGTTACCCAATCTACATGGCGAGCGCACAATATGACAAAATCTGGGCTGTGTCATTCGAATTGTGCAGGCTGCCGCAAAATGATGCGGATTATCGCATTTTGATGCAGCGGCTGGGTTGGCGGGGCTATCGGACCGGTTTGCGCGCGAGTTGCGGGAAACCCGGCGCCCGCGCTTGAACGCACTGATTGTGCGCGCTGTTTCTCGAAGACCCAGCATGTTTTAGGCAACGCCGCCTTCCAAAAGGCGCGCCTCAATATTGGTCCGCGCAGGAAATGTGTGACGCGCTGCGGGCGATTGGGGCCTGGGCGATCAGCTCTGGCGCTTTTGAGACAAACTCCTTGGTAGGAAGGCTGTTGAAGGCGGGAAAAACCCTTGCCTGCGTGAACAATTTTTCAAAATGTGGCGTTTTTGAGGCAGTCTGCTGCGGTGGTTAATGTTTTATCAACTGGGCAGCGGCGCCTATGCTGCGGCGGGCACTCCAGAATCGGCGCTCGTCAGCATTCTGGCTTCTGCGGCGAAAGCAAAACAATCGTCTTCCTCCCCCACGAATACGGCCAGCCCCAATGGGACGAGCGGGGGAAGTTCGCCATCCGATCCAAACTCGAAGCAGGTGGATGTGACGTGCGGGGTTTTGACCGTGACTTTCAAACCCACGACCCAATGCCCGCTTGCTTCCAAGCCTGCGCAAAAAGCCGAAGCCAAGGCGCCGAAGCCGAAACCCCTGAAGAAGTGAAAATCAGCCCGGGATTCGGCCCAGCGGGTGGATAACCGGGCGCGGGCTGTTCCTTCCCCGTGGCAGCTACCGCGTGCGGATATTTCGAAGTCTTCAGAGCCGCCGTGGCCGGGCTTGTCTTGGCCAGGGCGGCTCTTGGGAGAGATGCGTTACTCCGTCAGTCTTCGACGGGCCGGGGCGCCGGGAGGCGGGGCAGGGCGATTTTCTGGCCCTGTAACACCCGACGGCCTTGGGCGTTTCCCGCGCAGCTTTCGTCAAAGCGGGATGTTGTCGTGCTTCTTCCAGGGGTTTTCGAGCTTCTTGTGCCGTAGCAGCGCGAGCGCGCGGGCGAGGCGTCGGCGCGTGGCGTTCGGCATGATCACTTCGTCGATATAACCGCGCTCGGCCGCGACGAAAGGCGAAAGGAAGCGGTCCTCATATTCCTTGGTCCGAAGGGCGATCTTCTCGGGATCGCCGATGTCGGAGCGGAAAATGATCTCGACCGCGCCCTTGGCGCCCATCACGGCGATCTGCGCCGAAGGCCAGGCGTAGTTCATATCGCCGCGCAGATGCTTCGAGGCCATGACGTCATAGGCGCCGCCGAAGGCCTTGCGCGTGATCAGGGTCACTTTCGGAACGGTGGCCTCGGCATAGGCGAAGAGCAGCTTGGCCCCGTGCTTGATGAGCCCGCCATATTCCTGCGCCGTTCCGGGAAGGAAGCCGGGCACGTCGACCAGCGTCACGATCGGAATGTTGAAGCAGTCGCAGAAGCGGACGAAGCGTGCGGCCTTCTTGGAAGCGTCGATATCGAGGACGCCGGCGAGCACCATGGGCTGGTTCGCCACGAAACCGACCGTGCGGCCCTCGATGCGGCCGAAGCCGATCACGATGTTCTTTGCGTGCGCATCCTGCAGCTCGAAGAAATCCCCTTCGTCCACGATCTTGGAGATCAGCTCCTTCATATCGTAGGGCTTGTTGGGATTGTCGGGAACGAGCGTATCCAGCGACATGTCCAGCCGGTCCGAATCGTCGAAGCTGGGCCAGTCGGGGATTTCGTCGGTATTGGACGAGGGC
Proteins encoded in this window:
- a CDS encoding acyl-CoA carboxylase subunit beta; amino-acid sequence: MKHILDGLEKRRDSARLGGGHKRIEAQHGRGKLTARERIELLLDTGSFEEFDMFVQHRCTDFGMDSGEKIPGDGVVTGWGTVNGRAVFVFAKDFTVFGGSLSETHAQKITKLQDMALKNRAPIIGLFDAGGARIQEGVAALGGYGEVFQRNVLASGVIPQISVIMGPCAGGDVYSPAMTDFIFMVRDTSYMFVTGPDVVKTVTNETVTAEELGGASVHTTKSSIADRAYDNDVEALLQMRRLIDFLPSSNTDEIPDWPSFDDSDRLDMSLDTLVPDNPNKPYDMKELISKIVDEGDFFELQDAHAKNIVIGFGRIEGRTVGFVANQPMVLAGVLDIDASKKAARFVRFCDCFNIPIVTLVDVPGFLPGTAQEYGGLIKHGAKLLFAYAEATVPKVTLITRKAFGGAYDVMASKHLRGDMNYAWPSAQIAVMGAKGAVEIIFRSDIGDPEKIALRTKEYEDRFLSPFVAAERGYIDEVIMPNATRRRLARALALLRHKKLENPWKKHDNIPL